The Fusobacterium necrophorum subsp. necrophorum genome has a window encoding:
- the rpe gene encoding ribulose-phosphate 3-epimerase: MEIKIAPSILSSDFSRLGEEIVAIDQAKADYIHIDVMDGVFVPNLTFGPPVIKSIRKYTNLIFDVHLMIDRPERYIEDYVKAGADIITVHAESTIHLHRVIQQIKSFGVKAAVSLNPSTSEEVLKYIIHDLDMVLVMSVNPGFGGQTFIPSVIDKIKAIRAMREDIEIEVDGGITDTTIQACVEAGASTFVAGSYVFSGNYAERIANLKNKK; encoded by the coding sequence ATGGAAATTAAAATTGCTCCCTCGATTCTATCCAGTGATTTTAGCCGGCTGGGAGAAGAAATTGTAGCAATTGATCAAGCAAAGGCGGATTATATTCATATTGACGTAATGGACGGGGTTTTTGTACCGAATTTAACCTTTGGTCCCCCTGTCATTAAATCCATTCGTAAATATACCAATTTGATATTCGATGTGCACTTGATGATAGACAGACCGGAACGATATATTGAAGACTATGTGAAAGCGGGAGCTGATATTATTACGGTACATGCGGAATCTACGATTCATTTACATCGGGTCATACAGCAAATAAAATCATTCGGAGTAAAAGCGGCGGTGTCTTTAAATCCTTCCACTTCGGAGGAAGTTTTAAAATATATCATTCACGATTTGGACATGGTCTTAGTGATGAGTGTCAATCCCGGTTTTGGAGGGCAAACATTCATTCCGTCAGTAATAGACAAAATCAAAGCGATTCGTGCAATGAGAGAAGATATTGAAATTGAAGTAGACGGAGGAATTACAGATACGACGATTCAAGCTTGTGTGGAAGCCGGAGCTTCTACCTTTGTAGCCGGTTCTTACGTATTTTCAGGAAACTATGCAGAAAGAATTGCAAATCTAAAAAATAAAAAATAA
- a CDS encoding DUF1904 domain-containing protein produces the protein MPHLKVRGLEKKKLMEKSKEIIDGLTEIIRCDRTWFTIEHVDTEYIFDGKTQEGYSFVELYWFERGKEVKEKVAEFLTRKIKEINGNRDSCIIFFPLLGENYCDNGEFF, from the coding sequence ATGCCGCACTTAAAAGTACGAGGTTTGGAAAAGAAGAAATTGATGGAAAAATCCAAAGAAATCATTGACGGATTGACGGAAATTATCCGATGTGACAGAACTTGGTTTACCATAGAACATGTGGACACGGAATATATTTTTGACGGAAAGACACAGGAAGGTTATAGTTTTGTTGAATTATACTGGTTTGAACGCGGAAAGGAAGTGAAGGAAAAAGTAGCTGAATTTTTGACGAGAAAAATCAAAGAAATAAATGGGAACCGAGATAGTTGTATTATCTTTTTCCCTTTGTTGGGAGAAAATTATTGTGATAATGGAGAGTTTTTTTAA
- a CDS encoding ABC transporter permease subunit, which produces MVVTDGILLLQTAFFWKTLGLTILRVAVGFGLCCSLSVVLALLTFWKREMEILWIAFFGVCRILPSVVLIVLLLVFVPLTWLPFVIQACVVLPLMYEQALKSLESFEQDISLFLRFYRISYWKRFRKVYLPKIFREMYKNLEGILGLCFKVTIAGELLAQEETSVGGEIFTQKMYLNLSTVFAWCFVLLVLHFFMLLLLKRFGVGYESLDRSSL; this is translated from the coding sequence ATGGTCGTAACAGACGGGATCCTGTTGTTGCAGACTGCTTTCTTTTGGAAAACATTAGGATTGACAATTCTAAGAGTTGCTGTAGGCTTTGGACTTTGTTGTTCTCTTTCTGTTGTCTTAGCTCTTTTGACTTTTTGGAAACGAGAGATGGAAATTTTGTGGATTGCTTTTTTTGGAGTATGTCGCATTTTACCAAGTGTCGTTTTAATTGTTTTGTTGCTGGTTTTTGTTCCGCTTACCTGGCTGCCCTTTGTTATTCAAGCCTGTGTGGTTCTGCCTTTGATGTATGAACAGGCTTTGAAAAGTTTGGAAAGTTTTGAACAGGATATATCCCTGTTTCTTCGTTTTTACAGAATCTCCTATTGGAAACGGTTTCGAAAGGTCTATCTTCCCAAAATATTTCGGGAAATGTATAAAAATTTGGAGGGTATACTGGGCTTATGTTTTAAAGTAACGATAGCGGGAGAATTGTTGGCACAGGAAGAAACTTCTGTGGGAGGAGAGATTTTTACACAAAAGATGTATTTGAATCTTTCTACAGTATTTGCTTGGTGTTTTGTTTTATTGGTATTACATTTTTTCATGTTGCTGCTGTTAAAGCGTTTTGGAGTGGGATATGAATCATTGGACAGATCTTCATTGTAA
- a CDS encoding KH domain-containing protein, giving the protein MERLEYLMNYIIKELVQEKEEVRVSYEVIDSTVTFQIRVAKGEMGKIIGKNGLTASAIRGVMQAAGVKDKLNVNVEFLD; this is encoded by the coding sequence ATGGAAAGATTGGAATATTTAATGAATTATATCATAAAGGAATTGGTGCAGGAAAAAGAAGAAGTTCGAGTGAGCTATGAAGTCATTGACTCTACGGTCACGTTCCAAATTCGAGTTGCCAAAGGGGAAATGGGAAAAATTATTGGAAAAAATGGACTTACCGCCAGTGCTATCCGAGGTGTGATGCAGGCAGCGGGAGTCAAAGACAAATTGAATGTCAACGTAGAATTTTTGGATTAA
- a CDS encoding ATP-binding cassette domain-containing protein, with product MNHWTDLHCKYGEETIFENLQLDWQEGEQIGFWGCSGCGKTSLLKEIARRLEAEGKKFSYIFQNEVLIDWLTVEENIKLVGTGLEKREQEEILSLFKLEEHLLKFPTELSGGLRKRAALARAFFYQGEYLLLDEAFEFLDLALQETILEYIEREQKKKRRTIFLVTHRVEIMLRLAEKIFVFPQEKRIQYLECYENKEKKKTKKILEDRLCRT from the coding sequence ATGAATCATTGGACAGATCTTCATTGTAAGTATGGAGAAGAGACGATTTTTGAGAATTTGCAACTGGATTGGCAAGAGGGGGAACAGATTGGATTTTGGGGTTGCTCCGGCTGTGGAAAGACAAGTTTGCTCAAAGAAATTGCACGACGTTTGGAAGCGGAAGGAAAAAAGTTTTCCTATATTTTTCAAAATGAAGTGCTGATTGATTGGTTGACTGTAGAGGAAAATATAAAACTTGTGGGAACGGGATTGGAAAAACGGGAGCAAGAAGAAATTTTGTCTCTTTTTAAATTGGAAGAACATCTTTTAAAATTTCCGACGGAATTAAGTGGAGGTCTTCGAAAAAGAGCGGCTCTGGCGAGAGCTTTTTTCTATCAGGGAGAGTATTTATTGTTGGACGAAGCCTTCGAGTTTTTAGATCTTGCCTTGCAAGAAACGATTTTGGAGTATATAGAGCGAGAACAGAAAAAGAAGAGAAGAACCATTTTCCTTGTCACTCACAGAGTGGAAATCATGCTTCGTCTGGCGGAAAAAATTTTTGTGTTTCCACAAGAAAAAAGGATACAATACTTGGAATGCTATGAAAATAAAGAGAAGAAAAAAACAAAGAAAATATTGGAGGATAGATTATGCCGCACTTAA
- a CDS encoding DUF4911 domain-containing protein: MESKSYEFLLRSKVEDIDFINKIMEAYEGVGVVRTLDSKTGLLSIVLTEDFKDFVREMLEDLGKKWVSLEILSEGTWSGRL; the protein is encoded by the coding sequence TTGGAGAGTAAGAGCTATGAATTTTTATTGCGAAGCAAGGTGGAAGATATTGATTTTATCAATAAAATTATGGAGGCCTATGAGGGAGTTGGCGTTGTTCGGACCTTAGATTCAAAAACGGGCTTGCTCAGCATCGTATTGACAGAAGATTTCAAAGACTTTGTGAGAGAAATGTTGGAAGATTTAGGAAAAAAATGGGTTTCTTTGGAAATCCTTTCCGAGGGAACTTGGAGCGGAAGATTATAA
- a CDS encoding MarR family transcriptional regulator, which yields MTVNFIKVNDLLEEFYKLFYKTEDMALKRGIKCLTHTELHIIESVGHESLTMNELAERLGITMGTATVAASKLSEKGFLNRERSQNDRRKVFVSLTDKGIKALAYHNSYHKMIMSSITEHIKGKDLDHFISVFEDILEALRSKTDYFKPLPVCDFEHGTKISVVEIKGTPIVQNYFASQGIENFTVVITKKGADKGIVILEKQDGSELQLDILDAKNLIGIKAD from the coding sequence ATGACTGTAAATTTTATCAAAGTGAACGATCTATTGGAAGAATTTTATAAATTATTTTACAAGACAGAGGATATGGCTCTCAAAAGAGGAATTAAATGCTTGACACATACGGAGCTTCATATCATTGAATCCGTCGGGCATGAATCCCTGACGATGAACGAATTGGCGGAACGTCTGGGAATTACGATGGGAACTGCCACCGTAGCGGCTTCCAAATTGTCGGAAAAAGGATTTTTAAATCGAGAAAGATCACAAAACGACAGAAGAAAAGTATTTGTTTCCTTGACCGACAAGGGAATTAAAGCTCTGGCATATCATAACAGTTATCATAAAATGATTATGTCTTCCATTACGGAGCATATCAAAGGAAAAGATTTAGACCATTTTATTTCCGTCTTTGAAGACATTTTGGAAGCTTTGAGAAGTAAAACGGACTATTTTAAACCGTTACCGGTTTGTGATTTTGAGCATGGCACTAAAATTTCTGTAGTGGAAATTAAAGGAACTCCGATTGTTCAAAACTATTTCGCTTCACAAGGAATTGAAAATTTCACAGTGGTTATCACGAAAAAAGGTGCCGATAAGGGAATTGTCATCCTTGAAAAACAAGACGGTAGTGAATTGCAACTGGATATTCTGGATGCCAAAAATTTAATCGGAATCAAAGCCGACTAA
- a CDS encoding PASTA domain-containing protein, whose translation MDFRKNILLYLGLFVLIFFSYKVFTRYYFHDFLHEVPAVIGLSEKEAKKLLSKNDLEIKVMGEQYSHLPEGQIVVQNPKENSVVKSGRRIQVWLSRGQNLLQIPSLIGTNLLTAQSLVQQQGLIIDKITYIPKDLPYNEILATDPDLSKPVAKGSKISFLVSGSASSSDLNLKVPDVIGYPVEDAKFILEAEQLLLGNIIKKPSEETEAGIVLGTSIPVGRNVNLSTKIDLIVSE comes from the coding sequence ATGGATTTTAGAAAAAATATTTTATTATATTTGGGACTTTTTGTCCTTATTTTCTTTTCTTATAAAGTATTCACAAGATATTATTTTCATGATTTTTTACATGAAGTACCTGCTGTGATTGGTCTTTCCGAAAAAGAAGCTAAAAAATTACTCTCAAAAAATGATCTGGAAATCAAAGTGATGGGAGAACAGTATTCTCATTTACCGGAAGGGCAAATCGTAGTACAGAACCCGAAAGAAAATTCTGTCGTAAAATCTGGAAGAAGAATTCAAGTATGGCTCAGTCGAGGACAAAATTTATTGCAAATTCCTTCCTTGATTGGTACAAATTTACTGACTGCTCAATCTTTAGTCCAACAGCAGGGATTGATTATCGATAAAATTACTTATATTCCAAAAGATTTACCTTATAATGAAATTTTAGCAACCGATCCCGATTTATCAAAACCTGTTGCAAAAGGAAGCAAAATTTCTTTCTTAGTTAGCGGTTCAGCAAGTTCTAGCGATTTGAATTTAAAAGTTCCTGATGTGATTGGTTATCCCGTCGAAGATGCCAAATTTATCTTGGAAGCCGAACAATTGCTTTTGGGAAACATCATCAAAAAGCCAAGTGAAGAAACAGAAGCCGGCATTGTTCTTGGGACAAGTATTCCAGTAGGAAGAAACGTGAATTTATCTACAAAAATTGATTTGATTGTAAGTGAGTAG
- the rsgA gene encoding ribosome small subunit-dependent GTPase A, with translation MFECKLRGVLKKKENKHNCVVGDWVEISEENTILEVYPRKNRLTRPVVANIDYLAIQFAAKNPVLDFYRLHMLLLHSMYEKIRPCVIINKIDLLTETELEEFRKQFDFLQALSIPLFFISQKEQKGIEALKQFFQDKVTAIGGPSGVGKSSLINLLQEVKELETGEISKKLQRGKHTTRDSRLLPLPQGGYIIDTPGFSSLELPPIENFEQLTSLFPEFQRKESCKFGDCHHIHEPFCAVRKAVEEGEISKERYQFFTDIYYQLKTERWKYGN, from the coding sequence ATATTCGAATGTAAACTACGGGGTGTGCTAAAGAAAAAAGAGAACAAACATAACTGTGTGGTTGGAGATTGGGTAGAGATTTCGGAAGAAAATACCATTCTGGAGGTCTATCCCCGAAAAAACCGATTGACTCGACCTGTAGTTGCCAACATTGACTATTTAGCAATTCAGTTTGCAGCAAAAAATCCGGTTCTTGATTTTTATCGGCTTCATATGTTACTTTTACATAGTATGTATGAAAAAATTCGTCCCTGTGTCATCATCAATAAAATTGATTTGCTGACAGAGACGGAGTTGGAAGAATTCCGAAAGCAATTTGATTTTTTGCAAGCTCTCTCCATTCCTCTTTTCTTTATTTCTCAAAAAGAACAAAAAGGAATTGAAGCCTTGAAACAATTTTTTCAGGATAAGGTAACTGCTATCGGCGGTCCCAGCGGAGTAGGAAAATCAAGTTTAATCAATCTCCTTCAAGAAGTGAAAGAATTGGAAACGGGAGAAATCAGTAAAAAATTACAAAGAGGAAAACATACAACCAGGGACAGTCGTCTGCTGCCCCTGCCTCAAGGAGGATATATTATAGATACTCCGGGCTTTTCTTCTTTAGAGCTTCCTCCTATTGAAAATTTTGAGCAACTTACATCTCTTTTTCCGGAATTTCAAAGGAAAGAGTCCTGTAAATTTGGAGATTGTCACCATATTCATGAACCTTTTTGTGCTGTCCGCAAGGCTGTGGAAGAAGGAGAAATTTCAAAAGAACGTTATCAATTTTTTACAGACATATATTATCAATTAAAAACAGAGAGGTGGAAGTATGGAAATTAA
- a CDS encoding NFACT family protein: MLYLDGVSLSFLRKDIEERLCKRKIHRIFQNTDTSLSLQFGKQLLVLSCNPQLPICYVTEEKETVLEESVSSFLNSLRKHLMNSLLYQVEQVAWDRTLIFRFSKLTELGEYKQYFLIFELMGRNSNLFLCDRDYKILDLLKRFSLDELPTRNLFPGAKYEALSSSKTAPDKMTASTEKPYFQTVEGVGKLLAEALETPEDLQNILQEAPKIHLYRKKGKIVLLNFLGLAPKDYDEFLSFSDLQEAILFYFQEENIFGSLVKLRKQLETQVLKRKKKVEQILKKIETDEVQHANFEVWKEKGDILASSLFQIKKGQDSCEAFDFYHNEMTSIPLDPRKTPQENLEYYYKKYNKAKTTLVYARKRKEEMQKEFSYLDSVLAFLYSADDIEVLKGIEEECIQVGYIKPKIKKGCRKKKKVEKKYAVIEYPNYSLFYGRNHSENDFLSFQVAEKEEYWFHAKNIPGSHVILRSFVPVEEEMIQRACQVAAFHSKAELGDKVLVDYTQKKYLKKPKDSKPGFVSYTHEKGIWVVKEAL; this comes from the coding sequence ATGCTTTATTTAGACGGAGTTTCTCTCTCCTTTTTACGAAAAGACATCGAAGAGAGACTATGCAAGAGAAAAATTCATCGTATTTTTCAAAATACAGATACTTCTCTTTCCCTACAATTCGGGAAACAACTTCTCGTGCTATCTTGTAATCCTCAACTACCTATTTGTTATGTGACGGAAGAAAAAGAAACGGTTCTGGAAGAATCCGTTTCTTCTTTTTTAAATAGCTTACGAAAGCACTTAATGAACAGTCTTTTATATCAGGTGGAACAGGTAGCTTGGGACAGAACTCTCATCTTTCGATTTTCCAAATTGACGGAATTGGGAGAATACAAGCAATATTTTTTAATCTTTGAGTTGATGGGAAGAAATTCCAATCTCTTCCTTTGCGACCGGGATTATAAAATTTTGGATCTTTTAAAACGTTTTTCTTTGGATGAACTTCCCACAAGAAATTTATTTCCGGGAGCAAAGTATGAAGCTTTGAGCTCTTCCAAAACAGCTCCCGATAAAATGACCGCCAGTACTGAAAAACCTTATTTTCAAACAGTGGAGGGAGTCGGAAAACTATTGGCAGAAGCTTTGGAAACGCCGGAAGATTTACAAAATATTCTTCAAGAAGCCCCCAAGATTCATCTCTATCGAAAAAAAGGAAAAATTGTTCTATTGAACTTTTTGGGCTTAGCTCCCAAAGATTATGATGAGTTTCTTTCCTTTTCGGACTTACAGGAAGCCATTCTCTTTTATTTTCAAGAGGAAAATATTTTCGGAAGCCTTGTAAAATTACGAAAACAACTGGAAACACAAGTTCTGAAGCGAAAAAAGAAAGTGGAACAAATTTTAAAAAAAATTGAAACGGACGAAGTACAGCATGCAAATTTTGAAGTCTGGAAAGAAAAAGGCGATATTTTAGCCTCTTCTCTGTTCCAAATAAAAAAGGGACAGGACAGCTGTGAAGCTTTTGATTTTTATCACAATGAAATGACATCTATTCCCCTGGACCCTCGTAAGACACCTCAGGAAAATTTGGAATACTACTATAAAAAATACAATAAGGCAAAGACAACCTTAGTCTATGCTCGAAAACGGAAAGAGGAAATGCAAAAGGAGTTTTCCTATTTAGACAGTGTCCTTGCTTTCCTGTATTCAGCCGATGACATTGAGGTCTTAAAAGGAATTGAGGAAGAATGCATTCAAGTAGGATATATCAAACCAAAAATAAAAAAAGGATGCAGAAAAAAGAAAAAAGTGGAAAAAAAATATGCAGTTATCGAATATCCGAATTATTCTCTTTTCTATGGAAGAAACCATAGCGAAAATGACTTTTTAAGTTTTCAAGTTGCAGAAAAAGAGGAGTATTGGTTTCATGCGAAAAATATTCCCGGTTCTCATGTCATCCTACGAAGTTTCGTTCCTGTGGAGGAGGAGATGATTCAAAGAGCCTGTCAAGTGGCTGCTTTCCATAGTAAGGCGGAATTGGGAGACAAGGTTCTGGTGGATTACACTCAAAAAAAATATTTGAAAAAACCGAAAGATTCCAAACCCGGTTTTGTAAGCTATACACATGAAAAAGGAATCTGGGTAGTAAAGGAAGCATTATGA
- a CDS encoding S1-like domain-containing RNA-binding protein, with translation MIKVGKRQSMRVDHFAGVGAYLVPVNIEEEEERIEILLPKNEFEERELEEGEEVEVLIYRDSEDRLIATFRKTEALVGTLAKLEVVDSNPRLGAFLDWGLTKDLLLPLSQQEVRAEIGKKYLVGIYEDSKGRLSATMKIYNFLLPSHDFHKNDLVRGTVYRVNDEVGVFVAVEDRYFGLIPKSECFEIFEVGEELDLRVIRVREDGKLDLSPRVILSEQISRDAEVILQKMRILKEHFRFNDNSSPEDIKDYFSMSKKAFKRAIGQLLKQGLIEKKEDGYFSLKK, from the coding sequence ATGATAAAAGTAGGAAAACGACAGAGTATGAGAGTGGATCATTTTGCCGGTGTGGGAGCATATTTGGTTCCTGTCAATATCGAAGAGGAAGAGGAAAGAATTGAAATATTGTTGCCGAAGAATGAGTTCGAAGAACGGGAGTTGGAAGAGGGAGAAGAAGTTGAAGTCTTGATTTACCGAGATTCTGAAGATCGATTGATAGCTACGTTTCGAAAGACGGAGGCCTTAGTAGGAACTTTGGCAAAGTTGGAGGTGGTCGACAGCAATCCGAGATTGGGAGCTTTTTTGGATTGGGGACTGACAAAAGATTTATTGCTTCCATTAAGTCAGCAAGAGGTCAGGGCGGAAATTGGAAAAAAATATTTGGTAGGAATTTATGAGGACAGCAAGGGAAGATTATCCGCTACCATGAAAATTTATAATTTTTTACTGCCAAGCCATGATTTTCATAAAAATGACCTTGTCAGAGGAACGGTCTATCGGGTCAATGATGAAGTCGGGGTGTTTGTGGCTGTGGAGGACAGATATTTCGGTTTAATTCCGAAAAGTGAATGTTTTGAAATCTTTGAAGTGGGAGAAGAGTTGGATTTACGTGTGATTCGAGTTCGAGAAGACGGAAAGTTGGATCTAAGTCCAAGAGTGATTTTATCTGAGCAAATTTCCAGAGATGCGGAAGTGATTTTACAAAAAATGCGAATTTTGAAAGAACATTTTCGATTCAATGATAATAGTTCTCCCGAAGACATCAAAGATTATTTTTCCATGAGTAAAAAAGCTTTTAAGCGAGCAATAGGGCAACTTTTGAAACAAGGCTTGATCGAGAAAAAAGAGGATGGGTATTTTTCTTTGAAGAAATAA
- the trmD gene encoding tRNA (guanosine(37)-N1)-methyltransferase TrmD translates to MKITVLTLFPDFFSAFRKESIIGRAIETGKVEIVIRDIRDYCYDKHKQADDMPFGGGAGMVMKPEPLFRAIADCSGKVIYTSPQGETFSQKMALELADEEELVIIAGHYEGIDERVIEEKVDMEISIGDYVLTGGELPAMVMMDSIIRLLPGVIRKESYENDSFFQGLLDYPQYTRPAEYEGKKVPEVLLSGHHKKIEEWRFYQSVKRTLERRPELLQGRVWTKQEKKILGELIKK, encoded by the coding sequence ATGAAGATAACCGTGTTAACCTTATTTCCGGATTTTTTTTCCGCTTTTCGGAAAGAAAGTATCATTGGAAGAGCGATTGAAACGGGAAAAGTTGAGATTGTCATTCGGGATATTCGAGATTACTGTTATGACAAACATAAACAGGCAGACGATATGCCCTTCGGAGGAGGTGCTGGAATGGTGATGAAACCGGAACCTCTTTTTCGTGCCATTGCAGATTGCTCCGGAAAAGTCATTTATACTTCTCCGCAGGGAGAAACATTTTCACAAAAAATGGCTTTGGAGCTTGCAGATGAAGAGGAATTGGTCATCATTGCAGGACATTACGAGGGGATCGATGAAAGAGTGATAGAAGAAAAGGTGGATATGGAGATTTCGATTGGAGATTATGTCCTGACAGGAGGAGAACTTCCCGCTATGGTCATGATGGACAGTATTATTCGTCTGTTGCCCGGAGTGATTCGTAAGGAATCCTATGAGAATGACTCTTTTTTTCAAGGACTTTTGGATTATCCTCAATATACGAGACCGGCGGAATATGAGGGGAAGAAAGTGCCTGAGGTACTCTTGTCGGGACATCATAAAAAGATAGAGGAATGGCGATTTTACCAGAGTGTGAAACGAACTTTGGAAAGAAGACCGGAGCTTTTACAAGGCAGAGTTTGGACCAAACAGGAAAAGAAAATTTTAGGAGAGTTAATTAAAAAATGA
- the hpt gene encoding hypoxanthine phosphoribosyltransferase: MNYRIETMITRERVEERIRELAKEIEKDYQDREEEVIFLGLLKGSVMFLSDLMKEIDLDLKIDFMSVSSYGSGTTTSGVVKILKDTDFDIKGKNLLIVEDIIDSGLTLNYVKEFLYAKGAAKIKICTLLDKPERRKVDLKGDYIGFTIPDAFVVGYGLDYDQKYRNLPYIGTIVFEEN, encoded by the coding sequence GTGAACTATAGAATTGAAACGATGATAACACGAGAAAGAGTGGAAGAAAGAATTCGAGAGTTGGCAAAAGAAATTGAAAAGGATTATCAAGATAGAGAAGAAGAAGTTATTTTTTTAGGCTTATTAAAGGGTTCCGTCATGTTTTTAAGTGACTTGATGAAAGAAATCGATTTAGATTTGAAAATTGATTTTATGAGCGTTTCCAGTTATGGAAGTGGAACAACGACTTCAGGGGTTGTTAAAATTTTAAAAGATACGGATTTTGATATCAAAGGGAAAAATCTTTTGATTGTTGAAGATATTATCGATAGCGGATTGACTTTAAATTATGTCAAAGAATTTTTATATGCCAAGGGAGCGGCGAAAATTAAAATCTGTACTTTATTGGACAAACCGGAACGAAGAAAAGTGGATTTAAAAGGAGATTATATAGGCTTTACGATTCCGGACGCCTTTGTGGTGGGATATGGATTGGATTATGATCAAAAATATCGGAATCTACCATATATCGGCACGATCGTATTTGAAGAAAATTAG
- the rimM gene encoding ribosome maturation factor RimM (Essential for efficient processing of 16S rRNA) encodes MKLLTAGRILGTHHLLGAVKVKSALEELPKLLGNKCMIRLETGETILLTPKKIEYLLGESWVFQFEEIKNKAEASKLRNAFLEVRRDLLGYTEEDIFLSDYIGLLAKEADSGEEIGRVEEIFETAAHPILVIQSEDYETMVPDTPVFVKRVDFERGEIYLELLEGMKEEKRK; translated from the coding sequence ATGAAACTCTTAACAGCAGGTAGAATTTTAGGAACCCATCATCTTTTAGGAGCGGTAAAAGTGAAATCCGCTTTGGAAGAACTTCCGAAATTGTTGGGAAATAAATGCATGATTCGCTTGGAAACAGGGGAAACCATATTACTTACTCCTAAAAAAATAGAGTATTTGCTTGGAGAAAGCTGGGTATTTCAGTTTGAAGAAATTAAAAATAAGGCGGAAGCTTCTAAATTACGAAATGCCTTCCTGGAAGTACGAAGAGATTTGTTGGGATATACGGAGGAGGATATTTTTCTGAGCGACTATATCGGATTGTTGGCAAAGGAAGCAGACTCGGGAGAAGAAATCGGAAGGGTGGAAGAAATTTTCGAAACGGCAGCTCATCCTATTCTGGTCATTCAATCGGAAGACTATGAAACCATGGTTCCGGATACTCCCGTTTTTGTCAAAAGAGTCGATTTTGAAAGAGGAGAAATCTATTTGGAACTATTAGAGGGAATGAAAGAAGAGAAGAGGAAGTAA
- the rsmA gene encoding 16S rRNA (adenine(1518)-N(6)/adenine(1519)-N(6))-dimethyltransferase RsmA gives MAFQHKKKYGQNFLTKQAEILARILEVSEVQKQDNILEIGPGEGALTELLLQEAKSVVNIEIDEDLKPILEKKFGKNENYRLIMGDVLEVDFSKYMEEGTKVVANIPYYITSPIIQKIIEHRSLIPAAFLMVQKEVGERICAKRGRERSALTLSVEYFARAEYLFTIPKEYFTPVPKVDSAFIGIHMKEREEIVKQIPEELFFKYVKAGFWNKRKNLVNNFSSLGFSKTEIKESLIKLGIAENERAENLSLQEWFSVIETLERSSIGE, from the coding sequence ATGGCATTTCAGCATAAAAAAAAATATGGACAAAATTTTTTAACGAAGCAGGCGGAGATTCTTGCAAGAATCCTCGAAGTTTCTGAGGTGCAAAAGCAGGACAACATTTTAGAGATTGGACCTGGAGAGGGAGCCCTGACGGAGTTGTTGCTGCAAGAGGCGAAGTCTGTTGTAAATATAGAAATTGATGAGGACTTGAAGCCTATCTTGGAAAAAAAGTTCGGAAAAAATGAAAACTATCGCTTGATTATGGGAGATGTTTTGGAAGTCGATTTTTCAAAATATATGGAAGAGGGAACAAAAGTGGTGGCGAACATTCCTTATTACATTACTTCTCCGATTATTCAAAAAATTATAGAGCATCGTTCTCTGATTCCGGCAGCATTTCTCATGGTGCAAAAAGAGGTGGGAGAGAGGATCTGTGCAAAGAGAGGAAGAGAAAGAAGTGCTTTGACACTTTCCGTGGAGTATTTTGCAAGAGCGGAATATTTGTTTACCATTCCCAAAGAATATTTTACTCCTGTCCCGAAGGTGGATTCCGCCTTTATCGGAATTCATATGAAGGAGCGGGAAGAAATTGTGAAGCAAATCCCCGAAGAGCTGTTTTTTAAATATGTGAAGGCGGGTTTTTGGAATAAACGGAAAAATTTGGTCAATAATTTTTCGAGTTTAGGTTTTAGCAAAACGGAAATCAAAGAGAGCCTGATAAAACTTGGAATTGCAGAAAATGAAAGGGCGGAAAATTTATCTCTGCAAGAATGGTTTTCCGTCATAGAGACTTTGGAAAGGAGTTCAATTGGAGAGTAA